The genomic region TCAAGCTTCAAGTTCCCATGTGCTACACATGTTTGACACTCTGTGTGCAAATATGCAAGCGCTCGGGCAACCCCAAGAGCAATATCAAGCCTCTGTTGCCAATTTAGTTCAGTCTTCCTTTTCTCCACGTCAAATAGCCACTTATCCAAAGAGCCATTTGAAATATACTCATACAGCAGACACTTGTGTTCTTCTTCAAAACAGGAGCCCTTCAGAGGCACAAGGTGCTGATGATACATTCGACCCAAGGTAGAAACCACAACTTGGAAATCTCTCTCGCTTGCAACAACGTTGTTCAATACCTTCACAACAATAGGGCTTTTATGGGGAAACACACCTTTGTAGACACAGGGGCCAAGCTGGTTTGTAAAGTTATTAGTCAGCTGTTTTATCTCTTCAAAAGATACTCTGATGAGAAAACTGCAGTGATGATTCATCTGAGTGTACTTTCCAAATGGGATCCTTGCTTGAGCTTCAATTTGTCGTCTTCGATAGATATACCAAAGGACAAACATCTCAATGGTGATAAAGCCCATGGTTGTTACCGAAACTATTAAAATGATAGCCCTTATAAACATATTCTTGTCACCTCCATGACCAAGGAATCTTGTAGATGTCAAAGGAATTGACTTGGCACTGTTGCGGGGATTAGCTCCTCTAGCTGAAACTGCCTGAGGAAGCAAACACACCTTCAAGAAGGAAACTGCAGGACTAGATGGGCTCCTATAGCCACTTACAAAGCTCGTTCTTTTAATTGTACAAACTCCGGAACCATCATTTTTTGAAGTGGCTGCCACACAACTGGTGTCATTGGAGCAATACTCTTTACAAGCTGCCTCACTTAGCATCATATCAACATCTTGAGGGGGATAAAGACCATACAGAACTGTTCGTCTCAGGGTTGACATGCTAGTCCTCATCTTACAGTTCTCCAAATCAGCCATTTTCCTGCATCCAGAGCCAGTAGAATCCACCAAGGGAAGGTCAGATCCCCAAGCAACTGAATCCTGATACAGACAATCACAAATAGGTCCTGTCAAATTAAAGCCACATATGCTGTACAAACCACAAGAACCGAAGATGTTGCATTGGTTCTCAACTGCCCGCCATCCTACTCTCCAAGCATGAAGCGAATTAACCCATGAGTAAATTCTCAGGTTACCGTCAGAATCAATCCTAAGATGCCTCAAAGCCACAGAGGGATCTTCAAAGTCCTTACTTGCTATGGACCAAACTGTTCTACTTTTATCATCAACTAGCCCTAAAGCACCATTAGAATCAAATTTTGCTTCCATAATAACATCATTGGAGCTCAAATCAATCCTCCAATACGTCACATTGGCTTCCCATACAAGGGCAAGCTCTCCTGAGTGCCGAATAACAAAATTATAGTAACTAGATACTGATTTTGTGGAAGGAGCCCTCAAGGTTTGAGGGAAACGTAAAGACTGACCTGGAAGAAGAGTAGTGGTTGGCCTATCAAAGCTCTCCCAAAGCACATTATCATCCATATCCATGAGAACGAGGTTCCCATTATTCAGAAGAGTAGCTTTCTTAACACCCAAACTTGAAGTATTACTGCTCCAAACAATTAAACCACTAGGATTATCAAACAAAATCAGCCTCCCATCCATGGAAAGCCTTACTGTTGAGTTGTCAGATACCCTAATGCCGCCACCAACGGTCCAAACAGGCAAATTTGCAGCTTTATCTCGTAAGTTATACCTAATTCCAACAAATAAGCCATCAACATCATCAGCTCTTTGGCGACCCTCCAAGAACCCAAATGCAAAAAGCCCATTTTGGGACACCCAAGTCCTGGTTTTATCAAACCCAGAAATCTCAAAGCCAAGAGGTACGGAAGCCATTGGGAGCTCATCAGAAAACCCACAATATGCAAAACCCAGAACAAGAACCACAACTAAGGCAGTGCCAAGTTGGAGGCACTTACCTTGAAAATGCTTGATGGGTGTCTCATGTTCCAACTGATTAGGCCAAGCTAGAAACATTGCAGCTGCCAAGGAATAAAATTTTGGTAAGTAGAAAGAGTAGAGCCGTGTCTGAGAAAGTGCTAGGCATGAGCGACTCTGATACGGGGAAACAAAGACAAAGGTGAAACCTGCTTTTTGGGTAAAACTTTTGAAACAAATAGTGcttgaattttgaatattcGGAAATGGATTCTGTATGACAAGGTGCAAAATTCGTATCTTGTCTCCAAATTTCCTACTTTACTTCCATAGGCATCAACAAGAGTGAAGTAGAGAGAGGTGGGAAAATGCATCCCAAGCTGGAAACCCGCTCCAACTCCAACCCAAAGCGGCCCGATCCAAATTCACTCGGTAACATTTCAAAGGCTCAAAGTTAAATTCGATATTATAATCAAAATTctactaatttgaattttttttcatttaaaataaatcca from Theobroma cacao cultivar B97-61/B2 chromosome 9, Criollo_cocoa_genome_V2, whole genome shotgun sequence harbors:
- the LOC18589581 gene encoding G-type lectin S-receptor-like serine/threonine-protein kinase SD3-1, whose translation is MFLAWPNQLEHETPIKHFQGKCLQLGTALVVVLVLGFAYCGFSDELPMASVPLGFEISGFDKTRTWVSQNGLFAFGFLEGRQRADDVDGLFVGIRYNLRDKAANLPVWTVGGGIRVSDNSTVRLSMDGRLILFDNPSGLIVWSSNTSSLGVKKATLLNNGNLVLMDMDDNVLWESFDRPTTTLLPGQSLRFPQTLRAPSTKSVSSYYNFVIRHSGELALVWEANVTYWRIDLSSNDVIMEAKFDSNGALGLVDDKSRTVWSIASKDFEDPSVALRHLRIDSDGNLRIYSWVNSLHAWRVGWRAVENQCNIFGSCGLYSICGFNLTGPICDCLYQDSVAWGSDLPLVDSTGSGCRKMADLENCKMRTSMSTLRRTVLYGLYPPQDVDMMLSEAACKEYCSNDTSCVAATSKNDGSGVCTIKRTSFVSGYRSPSSPAVSFLKVCLLPQAVSARGANPRNSAKSIPLTSTRFLGHGGDKNMFIRAIILIVSVTTMGFITIEMFVLWYIYRRRQIEAQARIPFGKYTQMNHHCSFLIRVSFEEIKQLTNNFTNQLGPCVYKGVFPHKSPIVVKVLNNVVASERDFQVVVSTLGRMYHQHLVPLKGSCFEEEHKCLLYEYISNGSLDKWLFDVEKRKTELNWQQRLDIALGVARALAYLHTECQTCVAHGNLKLENVLLDEKLVPKVTDFGLRTLLGKEAASSSESPIERDIFMFGEMLMQIVTRERDILGGNMHSLITMISEEHKLEDSVASEKLERAVRIALWCLQNQPFLRPSIGEVVKVLEGSLSVDRPPSNFAFKQG